A region from the Rhodamnia argentea isolate NSW1041297 chromosome 7, ASM2092103v1, whole genome shotgun sequence genome encodes:
- the LOC115729986 gene encoding protein NRT1/ PTR FAMILY 2.11-like isoform X1 yields the protein MDKAMEKEEDGVSAREIRYGGIKAMPFVIGNETFEKLGTIGTSSNLLVYLTTVFNMKSITATNIVNIFNGTINFATLLGAFLCDTYFGRYKTLGFASVSSFLGMLVLTLTAAIATMHPPHCETEASSSCRGPTFGQMAFLLSGFGLLVIGGGGIRPCNLAFGADQFNPNTESGKRGISSFFNWYYFTFTFAMMVSLTIIVYVQADVSWAWGLAIPTFLMFLSCAAFFVGTRIYVKVKPAGSPLASASRVIVAAIKKRKLKLPDQPCLSLYDYVVSSSINSKLPHTEQFRFLDKAAIITPEDQINRDGSAANPRRLCSIQQVEEVKCLIRVIPIWISAMIYYITLVQQQTYVVFQALQSDRRLGSLNFKIPAATYIIFSMIALTIWIPIYDRMIIPRLRKLTGKEGGITLLQKMGIGMFLAVVTMLISAIVENKRRTLGLTEPIGVDPRRGAISSMSGLWLVPQLVMGGLSEAFTIIAQVEFYYKQFPENMRSIGGSLSFVGIAMSSYLCSLLISIVHQVTKGGGANGDWLPEDLNKGKLDYFYYLVGVLQALNLGYFIVCARWYKYKGSGISTSVEVDPEKLNSEKVLV from the exons ATGGACAAAGCcatggagaaggaggaggatggtGTTTCGGCCCGGGAGATTCGCTATGGCGGCATAAAAGCCATGCCCTTTGTAATAG GAAACGAGACATTTGAGAAGCTCGGGACGATCGGCACCTCCTCCAACCTTCTGGTCTATCTCACCACAGTCTTCAACATGAAGAGCATCACTGCTACTAACATCGTTAACATCTTCAATGGGACCATCAATTTCGCCACCTTGCTCGGAGCTTTCCTCTGCGACACTTACTTTGGCCGTTACAAGACACTAGGATTCGCTTCGGTGTCCTCGTTTCTG GGGATGCTCGTACTTACCCTAACAGCTGCCATAGCAACGATGCATCCTCCTCATTGCGAGACGGAGGCAAGCAGCTCGTGCCGTGGACCGACATTTGGGCAAATGGCATTTCTGCTCAGCGGGTTTGGACTGCTTGTGATTGGAGGTGGCGGGATTAGACCTTGTAACCTGGCTTTCGGGGCTGACCAGTTCAATCCCAATACGGAATCCGGAAAGAGGGGAATCAGTAGCTTCTTCAATTGGTACTATTTCACATTCACTTTTGCCATGATGGTGTCTTTGACGATCATCGTCTACGTGCAAGCCGACGTGAGTTGGGCTTGGGGATTGGCCATTCCCACTTTCCTCATGTTCTTGTCATGCGCTGCTTTCTTCGTGGGAACGAGAATCTACGTGAAAGTAAAGCCGGCTGGTAGTCCGCTGGCGAGCGCCTCACGGGTGATAGTGGCAGCAATAAAGAAGAGGAAGTTGAAGTTACCGGACCAGCCATGTCTCTCCTTGTATGACTATGTTGTGAGCAGTTCCATCAACTCCAAGCTCCCTCACACCGAACAATTCAG ATTCTTAGACAAAGCCGCAATCATCACTCCAGAAGACCAAATTAACCGTGACGGATCAGCAGCCAATCCACGGAGACTATGCAGCATTCAGCAGGTCGAAGAAGTGAAGTGTTTGATCAGAGTCATACCCATTTGGATCTCAGCCATGATCTACTACATAACCTTAGTCCAACAGCAAACCTACGTGGTCTTCCAAGCCCTTCAATCTGATCGACGCCTCGGGAGCTTGAACTTCAAGATTCCAGCCGCCACTTACATTATATTCTCGATGATCGCCCTCACTATCTGGATTCCTATCTACGACAGGATGATCATCCCGCGCCTAAGGAAGTTGACGGGAAAAGAAGGCGGGATCACACTTCTCCAGAAGATGGGAATCGGCATGTTCCTGGCCGTGGTCACAATGCTTATATCAGCCATTGTCGAGAACAAAAGGAGAACTTTGGGACTGACCGAGCCGATTGGGGTTGACCCAAGGAGAGGCGCAATTTCTTCTATGTCAGGATTATGGTTGGTGCCTCAGCTGGTGATGGGAGGATTGTCTGAAGCATTCACTATCATCGCTCAAGTCGAATTTTACTACAAGCAGTTCCCGGAAAACATGAGAAGCATTGGTGGGTCGCTCTCTTTTGTGGGGATTGCAATGTCAAGTTACTTGTGTAGCTTGCTGATATCCATAGTTCACCAGGTCACAAAAGGAGGAGGTGCAAATGGTGACTGGTTGCCTGAAGATCTTAACAAGGGAAAGTTGGACTATTTCTATTATCTGGTTGGTGTATTGCAGGCATTGAACTTAGGCTACTTCATAGTATGTGCTAGGTGGTATAAGTACAAAGGAAGCGGCATTAGCACCAGTGTTGAAGTCGATCCGGAGAAATTGAACTCGGAAAAAGTTCTTGTTTGA
- the LOC115729986 gene encoding protein NRT1/ PTR FAMILY 2.11-like isoform X2: MDKAMEKEEDGVSAREIRYGGIKAMPFVIGNETFEKLGTIGTSSNLLVYLTTVFNMKSITATNIVNIFNGTINFATLLGAFLCDTYFGRYKTLGFASVSSFLGMLVLTLTAAIATMHPPHCETEASSSCRGPTFGQMAFLLSGFGLLVIGGGGIRPCNLAFGADQFNPNTESGKRGISSFFNWYYFTFTFAMMVSLTIIVYVQADVSWAWGLAIPTFLMFLSCAAFFVGTRIYVKVKPAGSPLASASRVIVAAIKKRKLKLPDQPCLSLYDYVVSSSINSKLPHTEQFRFLDKAAIITPEDQINRDGSAANPRRLCSIQQVEEVKCLIRVIPIWISAMIYYITLVQQQTYVVFQALQSDRRLGSLNFKIPAATYIIFSMIALTIWIPIYDRMIIPRLRKLTGKEGGITLLQKMGIGMFLAVVTMLISAIVENKRRTLGLTEPIGVDPRRGAISSMSGLWLVPQLVMGGLSEAFTIIAQVEFYYKQFPENMRSIGHKRRRCKW; encoded by the exons ATGGACAAAGCcatggagaaggaggaggatggtGTTTCGGCCCGGGAGATTCGCTATGGCGGCATAAAAGCCATGCCCTTTGTAATAG GAAACGAGACATTTGAGAAGCTCGGGACGATCGGCACCTCCTCCAACCTTCTGGTCTATCTCACCACAGTCTTCAACATGAAGAGCATCACTGCTACTAACATCGTTAACATCTTCAATGGGACCATCAATTTCGCCACCTTGCTCGGAGCTTTCCTCTGCGACACTTACTTTGGCCGTTACAAGACACTAGGATTCGCTTCGGTGTCCTCGTTTCTG GGGATGCTCGTACTTACCCTAACAGCTGCCATAGCAACGATGCATCCTCCTCATTGCGAGACGGAGGCAAGCAGCTCGTGCCGTGGACCGACATTTGGGCAAATGGCATTTCTGCTCAGCGGGTTTGGACTGCTTGTGATTGGAGGTGGCGGGATTAGACCTTGTAACCTGGCTTTCGGGGCTGACCAGTTCAATCCCAATACGGAATCCGGAAAGAGGGGAATCAGTAGCTTCTTCAATTGGTACTATTTCACATTCACTTTTGCCATGATGGTGTCTTTGACGATCATCGTCTACGTGCAAGCCGACGTGAGTTGGGCTTGGGGATTGGCCATTCCCACTTTCCTCATGTTCTTGTCATGCGCTGCTTTCTTCGTGGGAACGAGAATCTACGTGAAAGTAAAGCCGGCTGGTAGTCCGCTGGCGAGCGCCTCACGGGTGATAGTGGCAGCAATAAAGAAGAGGAAGTTGAAGTTACCGGACCAGCCATGTCTCTCCTTGTATGACTATGTTGTGAGCAGTTCCATCAACTCCAAGCTCCCTCACACCGAACAATTCAG ATTCTTAGACAAAGCCGCAATCATCACTCCAGAAGACCAAATTAACCGTGACGGATCAGCAGCCAATCCACGGAGACTATGCAGCATTCAGCAGGTCGAAGAAGTGAAGTGTTTGATCAGAGTCATACCCATTTGGATCTCAGCCATGATCTACTACATAACCTTAGTCCAACAGCAAACCTACGTGGTCTTCCAAGCCCTTCAATCTGATCGACGCCTCGGGAGCTTGAACTTCAAGATTCCAGCCGCCACTTACATTATATTCTCGATGATCGCCCTCACTATCTGGATTCCTATCTACGACAGGATGATCATCCCGCGCCTAAGGAAGTTGACGGGAAAAGAAGGCGGGATCACACTTCTCCAGAAGATGGGAATCGGCATGTTCCTGGCCGTGGTCACAATGCTTATATCAGCCATTGTCGAGAACAAAAGGAGAACTTTGGGACTGACCGAGCCGATTGGGGTTGACCCAAGGAGAGGCGCAATTTCTTCTATGTCAGGATTATGGTTGGTGCCTCAGCTGGTGATGGGAGGATTGTCTGAAGCATTCACTATCATCGCTCAAGTCGAATTTTACTACAAGCAGTTCCCGGAAAACATGAGAAGCATTG GTCACAAAAGGAGGAGGTGCAAATGGTGA